Proteins found in one Methanospirillum hungatei JF-1 genomic segment:
- a CDS encoding ABC transporter ATP-binding protein, with protein sequence MRGRTAFFRLFKVIIPQIPIISLGVLADILKYGVTLLIGLLGVDLLRMAREGADASVLIPCGVLICILAVSRGVFGYLSPYLCHIGAYRLLADLRDQFYRILEPLAPAILMHRRTGDMVSVAGNNIETLELFFAHTIAPLITAIVIPILVFVSLFSIHPHIAVIYGIFTILILTLPSLAMSLNNERGEWLRVLVGDIHAFLIDSVQGIREILAFSRSSFRYNQVMDLNDAYQEEYGVYVQKNSIITAIYILLLSGGIISLLADSSLLTVAGSIDPLYLPIVVLFASVGFSSMANVIEISKQLSLTLAGAKRLYDLMDLKPHVTEPEQPVCPHEFQPSISVDGVSFRYSDTDVDVLQDISFDVPMGKTVALVGMTGAGKTTIAHLIMRFWDPVQGIIRVGGYDIRTLSLSYLLNMVAMVTQDIFLLNTSIMENIRLGRADASDGEVMAAALFARIHEFICSLPNGYHTIVGERGIRLSGGERQRIAIARAVLKNAPILIMDEATSALDTCTELEIREAMKELSMGRTVLIIAHRLSTIMHADQILVLREGKIVERGTHEELIRLNQVYTSLIKAQEI encoded by the coding sequence ATGAGGGGAAGAACCGCATTTTTCCGGCTCTTCAAAGTTATTATCCCACAGATACCGATCATAAGTCTGGGAGTTCTCGCTGATATTCTGAAATACGGGGTAACCCTTCTTATCGGGTTATTGGGTGTCGATCTGTTACGGATGGCACGGGAAGGAGCGGATGCTTCAGTTCTTATCCCCTGTGGGGTGCTCATCTGTATTCTGGCGGTTTCCAGAGGAGTGTTTGGATACTTGAGCCCATATCTCTGCCATATCGGTGCATACCGGCTGCTTGCAGATCTTCGGGACCAGTTCTACCGCATCCTAGAACCACTTGCTCCTGCAATACTGATGCATCGCCGAACCGGTGATATGGTTTCTGTTGCCGGGAATAATATTGAAACGCTTGAACTCTTCTTTGCTCATACTATCGCTCCGCTGATAACTGCAATCGTCATCCCCATCCTGGTCTTTGTATCGCTCTTTTCTATCCATCCACATATCGCAGTAATATATGGAATCTTCACGATCCTGATACTTACTCTTCCAAGTCTTGCAATGTCTTTGAATAACGAACGGGGGGAGTGGCTTCGTGTGCTGGTTGGCGATATCCATGCATTTCTCATTGACAGTGTGCAGGGGATTCGGGAGATCCTTGCATTCTCACGTTCATCATTCAGATATAATCAGGTAATGGACCTGAATGATGCCTACCAGGAAGAGTACGGCGTATATGTTCAAAAGAATTCGATTATTACCGCGATATACATTCTGCTCCTTTCCGGAGGAATAATTTCACTCCTGGCAGACTCGTCACTCCTGACTGTTGCAGGATCTATCGATCCACTTTACCTTCCGATTGTAGTCTTATTTGCTTCAGTAGGGTTCAGCTCGATGGCGAATGTCATTGAAATATCAAAACAACTCAGTCTGACCCTTGCCGGGGCAAAACGACTCTATGACCTGATGGACTTAAAGCCCCATGTTACTGAACCTGAACAGCCTGTCTGTCCACACGAGTTTCAACCGTCTATCTCGGTTGATGGTGTTTCATTCCGGTATTCTGATACAGATGTTGATGTTTTACAGGATATCTCATTTGATGTTCCCATGGGAAAGACCGTTGCTCTCGTAGGCATGACAGGAGCAGGGAAGACAACGATTGCACATCTTATCATGCGATTCTGGGATCCTGTTCAGGGAATTATCCGGGTTGGAGGGTATGATATCCGTACCCTCTCCCTTTCATATCTCCTGAATATGGTGGCGATGGTTACGCAGGATATTTTCCTCCTCAACACTTCTATCATGGAAAATATCAGGCTTGGCCGGGCTGATGCATCAGACGGAGAAGTGATGGCAGCCGCTTTGTTTGCCCGGATTCATGAGTTTATCTGTTCTCTTCCGAATGGATACCATACGATAGTCGGTGAACGGGGAATCAGACTATCCGGAGGTGAACGACAACGAATCGCCATAGCACGGGCTGTTTTGAAAAATGCACCCATATTGATCATGGATGAAGCAACTTCCGCCCTAGATACCTGTACAGAACTTGAGATACGAGAGGCTATGAAGGAATTAAGTATGGGAAGAACGGTGCTCATTATCGCCCACCGTCTTTCCACTATCATGCATGCCGACCAGATTCTGGTCCTCAGGGAAGGAAAGATAGTTGAACGAGGAACACATGAGGAATTAATCCGATTAAACCAGGTATATACCTCTTTGATCAAGGCACAGGAGATCTGA
- a CDS encoding ABC transporter ATP-binding protein/permease, giving the protein MSHAENLCPRDIGDESLLYQVASLCIDFRFIRLIPGLKIRVVRTFIAALLSSVASILLLFYVSIFISGLIEGQSPGTMSPVIVAMGGMLLLRVISEVYRERSAHDTAGLMKRSLRSLLYQKILSLGPAYTDQKDSGSIAAVFVDGTEQLEQYVAYYIPYILLCMLVPLSLFIAFALLIDTITACILLVFVPLVPLAIMISNRESRVKRTDVWQDYKALSSYYTESLQGLPTLKLFNQHISRAGEIRKKAEQLSSTYVRRLRIGLLVSLVADMIPYLGYGAAMLYVCIQLSSGYMQTGQVMLVLLLGPVFYEHVIHLGQYYHISVNAKSTIQSILSLITTDPTIEEPENTTIPSLPRPWSVRFSDVSFAYEPGRPVLNHCSFSIQEGEMVALVGASGAGKSTIVDLLFRYYDAEQGEIEICGLPIRSIPLDLLRSHLSLVSQDTYLFHDTVRNNLLFGNPDANDADIEKAVQISRLDDFIQSLPQGLDTIAGERGLRFSGGERQRIAIGRAILKDAPILILDEPTASVDAESERHIRDGIRTLQSGRTILVIAHRLSTIRDANRILVMEGGSIVESGTHEELIQHHGRYAELVKAQDLAGGTAISHQGGSVS; this is encoded by the coding sequence ATGTCTCATGCAGAAAACCTCTGTCCCCGGGACATCGGGGATGAGTCACTCCTTTATCAGGTTGCATCACTCTGTATTGATTTCAGGTTTATCCGTCTGATACCCGGCCTGAAGATTCGGGTAGTCCGGACCTTCATTGCTGCTCTTTTGAGCTCTGTAGCCTCGATTCTGTTGCTGTTTTACGTAAGTATTTTCATTTCCGGACTTATTGAGGGGCAATCACCCGGTACCATGTCACCTGTTATCGTTGCAATGGGAGGTATGCTCCTGCTCCGGGTCATATCTGAGGTCTATCGGGAACGTTCAGCTCACGATACCGCCGGTCTGATGAAGCGATCATTGCGATCACTGCTCTATCAGAAAATTCTCTCCTTAGGTCCAGCATACACAGATCAGAAAGATTCCGGATCAATAGCGGCTGTTTTTGTAGATGGAACAGAGCAGCTGGAGCAGTATGTTGCATATTATATACCTTACATCCTGCTTTGCATGCTGGTCCCACTCTCCCTTTTTATTGCATTTGCATTGTTAATCGATACCATAACGGCATGTATTCTACTCGTCTTTGTACCTCTGGTTCCTCTCGCAATCATGATATCAAACCGGGAAAGCAGAGTGAAAAGAACCGATGTCTGGCAGGATTACAAGGCACTCAGTTCCTATTATACCGAAAGCCTGCAGGGATTACCAACCCTGAAATTATTCAACCAGCATATTTCCCGTGCCGGTGAGATACGAAAAAAGGCAGAGCAGTTAAGCAGTACCTATGTCAGGCGTCTTCGTATTGGTCTGCTGGTTAGTCTGGTAGCAGATATGATCCCGTATCTTGGGTATGGTGCTGCCATGCTCTATGTCTGCATACAATTGAGTAGTGGATATATGCAGACCGGACAGGTCATGCTTGTTCTCTTACTCGGTCCGGTTTTTTATGAGCATGTCATTCATCTGGGCCAGTATTATCATATCAGTGTGAATGCGAAAAGTACCATTCAATCCATCCTTTCACTCATCACAACCGACCCGACTATCGAAGAACCAGAGAATACAACGATACCATCCCTTCCCCGTCCCTGGTCGGTCCGGTTTTCTGATGTATCTTTTGCATATGAACCGGGCCGTCCGGTCCTGAATCACTGTTCGTTTTCCATACAGGAGGGTGAAATGGTTGCCCTGGTCGGCGCCTCCGGAGCAGGAAAAAGTACGATTGTTGATTTACTCTTCCGGTATTATGATGCAGAACAGGGTGAGATCGAGATATGTGGTCTGCCGATTCGTTCAATTCCTCTTGATCTGCTCCGGAGTCATCTCTCCCTGGTCTCACAGGATACGTATTTGTTCCATGATACCGTGAGAAACAACCTTCTCTTTGGAAACCCTGATGCGAATGATGCTGATATTGAGAAGGCAGTCCAAATCTCCCGCCTTGATGATTTTATCCAATCGTTGCCCCAGGGGTTAGATACTATTGCCGGGGAGCGTGGATTACGTTTTTCCGGAGGTGAGAGACAACGGATTGCAATCGGGCGGGCTATACTCAAAGATGCACCGATTCTGATTCTTGATGAACCCACTGCAAGTGTGGATGCAGAGAGTGAACGGCATATCAGGGATGGTATCCGAACCCTCCAGTCAGGACGGACGATCCTGGTCATCGCTCACCGCCTGTCCACGATACGGGATGCAAACCGGATTCTGGTCATGGAAGGCGGAAGTATTGTTGAGTCAGGAACCCATGAGGAACTGATACAGCACCATGGCAGATATGCAGAACTGGTAAAGGCCCAAGATCTTGCCGGGGGAACAGCGATTTCACATCAGGGAGGGAGTGTATCATGA